The DNA region GAAATTGATCGGCACACCGAGGATGGCGGGGAAAATGATGGGTGCATGACCGAAGATCATCGAGAAGACGAAGCCGACGAAAACCGCGTGAAGCGCCGCATCATATCGCGGACCTGCCGCCTGCGCGCCGAACCCCAGGCTTAATCCGCCGCCGATGCCGAGCCAGATCAACCCGAGCGCGAGACACCACGCGATGTAACGCGTGAGCGGAAGTTTGTGATTCAAATTCCGCCATGCGATGTCGTTCGGGATGGACCAGATCGCAAGTAATAACAGACCCAATCCACTCATGCGTGTGCCCAGTTGTAAATTCCATGCGGCGGTGACAACGCCCACCAGCAACATGAGCGCGATGCCGCCAAATAGAATCTGCTGTATCCGCGTTGGACGTAACACGCGGCTGAGTTCCAACCGTTCGCCAGCGATGGTCAACACGAGGAACGCCTGCCAGAACAAAACCACCTGAAAGATCTGCCATCCGAACAGCCACAACAAATTTCCGACGAACCACGTCAACGCGCCGAACAGCATGGTGACCGTGTGCAGGGCGAACTCGCGGCGCGTGATCTCTGTCAGGATGGCGACACCGCCGAGGCTGGCGAGCGTGAGCAGGATCGGTCCCAGCGGCAGAGTCCGCACGAGGAGGGTGACTAGCCAGCCCAGTCCAGCCAGAAGCGGGGCGGCGTACATCCACTTTTGTTTCATGGCAACGGCGCGTTCAAGCGTGATCAACGTTCCCAAAAATCCAGAGATCATCAGCGGACCGTGGAGCATGGCGAGCGAAGGTGTCAGCGCGGGCAACTGCCAGCCGAGGCGCATGAGACCCGCCCACAATCCTGCAAGCAGGGCGAGGATGGCAAGGATGAGAAAAGGAAGGTGTTTTTGATTGGGCATACGGCGATTAAACCACAAAGCGGACTTCTGTCACAGTAATTATCCGAACTGTCTTGTACAATCAGGTCATCCAAAACAGGAGATAACCATGTTCAGAAAGTTTTTCATTTACCTCGTTGCTTTCGGGATGCTGCTTCCATTGACCGCCGTTTTTGCAAAGGGAAATTTCGATTACCTCACCGTAAAAGGACCCGGTATCACGGGCGAGATCAACATCACCAATCCCGCGTTGACCGAGGACTTCTTTGCTTTTGCCGATTTCACGCAAGGGGAAGTGCCGCCGCCTGCCGACCCCGGGCAGGGTTATCAAGTCATTCGCGTTTATCTTGAAACCGTGGATGACAAACCCGCCGCCCGTCTCTTTGACCAGTTGCACTATTATCCTTACACGGGCTATGTCTATTATGACGGGCTGGTGGAAGGCGAGTCAGAATATGATGGCAAATGGTACGCCGCCAACCCCGCCGCGGATGCGCCCTTCCGTGCCGTGCTGGCGGAACGCGCGCGCTTGAACTGGATCCCGCTGGCGGCGCTGCTCGTGATCATGGCAGGGGTGGCATACGCGTATTTCAAAAAATGATTTGACCAAGGACGGTAGACAGTGAAGGACACTGTCTACCGTCCTTCATCTATGGTCTCAATACAAACATATCCGCATTTTCATCATACGCAAGGATAAGCGTCCGCCCTTTTTCGAAGTTGACATTCCCCGCATAGGCGGAACGGAAATCACCGTCATCATCCTTGATGAGAACTTCAACTTGATATGTACCCGGCGTGATCTCCAAAAATTCCAACGCGGAGATGCGTCCGTTGCCGCTCAACCCCGATGGCTGGTACGTTTCATCGAGGATGATTTCACCGTTCAATAACACCTGCACCGAAATGGGGAAGTGCGTGCCGCCGAAAATTTTCTCCGCATCCGCGCCTTCGGGCAGGGTCACGCCTGCGGGGATATTTGCCGCCGATATTTTCCCCCGCGCATCCACTGCCACGCGCAATGCGCTCCTTTCGGATGCTTGCATACTTGATGGAATATCCAATGGCAACGCAAGCGCGAACATACCAAGTAGTAATATTGTCCCGAACAAGCCGCTCACCAAAGACGGAATCAACCTGCTGCGCTCCTTCACAGGCGGCAGGGCGGGAGGGCGTTTCTCGTTTTGATTTGTATGCAGGTCGTTCAAAAAAACTTCCACCGCCTTTGCATCGCCGGGCGTGGTCTCCAGCCAATGCAAGCCCTCACGCACAAGCGCGGGTCGCAAATGCAGGCGGCTGGCGATCCAATGGGCGTCTTCGCGGTACACGCCGTCATCGTAGGGATGCGCAAGGATGATGATATCGCGCGCGCCTTCGTTCTCGAGCTTTTTGATCCACTCGATGTTGACCGCTCCCGCGGATGGCAGCACCGCCGTGATGACGCGCGCCGCTTCATTTTCCCCCCAAGCTGATACTGCAATTGGAGCATTTTCCCCGTTCTGAATCCCATCTCCCAAAGGGAGAGGGGCAGGGGTGAGGGGTGCGGGCAAACCGCCCAACGCTTCGTCGCGGTGACTTGCAAACAAAACCGTCACTGACTTGCTTTCATTCTTCTCACGATGCAACGCGCCTTTGATGGCGTTGAAGACCTGCTCGTTGTTATAACCGCCGACCAGATCAATCGCATCGGTGGGACATGACCCGACACAAATGGCGCATCCCGTGCATTGCGCAGCGTTGATGATCGCGAGTTTGTGATAGCCCGAATCATCGTTTCGATCCACCATGCGGATGGCGTCGAATGGACATTCGGCATAGCAGATGTTACAGCCAGTACACTTCGGATCGGTGACAGAAGCAGGTCCGAGGTCCCGCCCCGAGGCGAGCCAGGGGAGCAGGAACAACGTCCCGCCGACGAGGATCGCCAATCCCCAGAAGATCAAATTGCCCCATGCATCTATCAATGGAAGGAAGCCGAGATAGTAGGCGTCCATCGGCGTGGAGGCGACCATCGTGGAGAGATCGGCAGGCGCGGCGGATTGGGCGGGTTTGATGAGCGAGAGGATGACCAGCCCGATGATGGCTTGCACGCTGACCCAGCGCGGCGACCACCAACGCGCGCGCGAAAGCCGCAACCCGTGGATGTAAATGCCGAGGAAACCGATCAGCGGCAGGAAGATGTGCAGGAAAAGAATAATGACGAAGTTCGAGAACGTGCGCGATTCGATATCCGCGGCGACGTAGGTGAGACCTGACGTGCCCGCGATGGTGTTCATCATAAATTCGGTCATCCACTGCGCGCGCTGGTCCCAGATCAGCCAGTAGCCGAATGTGCCTGTCAGCCAGACGCCAGCCAGCATGATCCAGCCGCTCGTCCATGCCAGCCAACGCTGACCCCAGTAACGGTCGCTGAACAGCATCTTGAGCAGATGCAGGATGATGAGCAGGATCATCGCATCAGAGGCGTAGCGGTGCATACTGCGCATCAGCGAACCGAACCAGTTGGAATCGATTTTCTCAACGGTGGCGTAGGCGACATCCAGCCCGGGACGATAGATGGCGGTGAGATAAATGCCTGTGCCGATCAAGACTAACAGCATGAAGATGGTCAGCGTGCCGAGATGATAGAACGGATTGAAGTCCGATTTGGTGAAGCGGTTGACGATGCCTTCGAGTTTCGTCCACAATTTTTCAAAGGCACGTAATGTTTTTCGTTGAGCGTAATAATTTTGTGTCATATATTCCTTTTTATTAAACACGAAGGGGGCTAAGGTCACGAAGGATAAAAGTTCTTAATACTTTGTGTACTTCGTGACCTTTGTGTTTAAAGATTTTCGTCCTCTCCATACAAAGATGGAAATTTATTCATCCGCATGGCATTGGCAGTGACGAAGATGCTGCTGGCGATCATTGCGAACGCCGAGAAGATGGGTTGCAGCAAGCCAGCCATCGCCAAGCCGACGCCGATCACGTTATAGATGACAGCCCAGCCAAGATTCTGTTTGACGCGTTTCATGGTCTCGCGCGAAAGGTCGAAAAGCCACGGGATGACCTTCAAGTCGTCGCGCATCAGTACGATGTCCGCGGCGGTACGCGCCACATCCGTACCGTTGTTCATTGCAAGCCCAACCGTCGCAGCGGCGAGCGCGGGTCCGTCGTTGATGCCGTCGCCGACCATCGCGGCATTTTCCGCAAGGCGGTCCATCTTTTCATCGGGTGTGAGCGCCGCTTGCACCGGGATGCCCAGCGACTTCTGCCAGCGTTCGCCCGCGCTGGAGTCATCGCCTGTCAACACGCCGAGATTCAGTCCGCGCGACTGCAAATCACTCACCACATCCTTTGCCTCCGCGCGGACTGTCTCCCCTAGCCCCACGATACCCCTGACCTGCCCATCCCACCCCGCATAAACGACGACCTGCCCCGCCTCTTTCCATGTTTCAGCCTGTTGACTGATTTCCTGTGACATTTCCAACCCCTCAGCCGACATGAGTCGCGCCGAGCCGATGGTAATTTGCTTGCTATTTAATTCCGCTTTGACTCCAAGCGCGGGCAATGCCTTGAAGGATTCGAGCTTCGTGAATTCAACTCCGTTCTCTTTTGCATATTCCACAATTGCCTTCGCCAGCGGATGCTCGGATTGGTTTTCAACCGAAGCAACGATTTGCAAGAATTCATATTTTTCTGAACCGCCAAGAACGCTAAGAGCGCCAAGGTCCTTTCCTCTATCATCTTTCCTCTTTGCATCCTTCGCGCTCTTCACAGTGAACAGGTTTTGCACCGTCATCGGCAACTGCGTCAGTGTCCCCGTTTTATCGAAGAAGACCTTCTCCACTTTTGCCAGCCGTTCCAGCGCGGATGTGCTTCTGAGAATCGCGCCCGACTCCGCTGCACGCCCAAGCGACAGCCACAACGTCAGTGGAGTTGCCAGCCCCAACGCACATGGACAGGCGATCAGCAAGACAGACAGCGCGACCATCAAGCCAGTTTCCACACCAGAGACATGATTCCAAATCAGGAAAGCAATCGCAGCCAGCGAAATGGCGATGACCGTCATCCACGCTGAGAGTTTGTCCACCAGCCGTTCGAGTGGAGAACGGGCCCACAGCGCTTCGTGCAAGAGCCTGCCGATTTGTCCCGCCGTCGTTGAATCGCCTACAGCGGTTGTGATGACTTCAAAACTGCCATCGAGATTGATCGTCCCCGCCTGCACCTTGCCGCCTTCGCGGTGGGTGATCGGCTTCGGTTCGCCCGTCAGAATCGACTCGTCCACATCGCCAGCGCCGATGGCGACCAAGCCATCCACGGGGAAGCGCTCACCGGGGCGCACGCGCACACGCATCCCAGGCTGAAGTTCCGCGACCTTTACGGTCTTATCGGCATCACCCGTCACCACCGTTGCCGTGTCAGGGATTTGCTCCAGCAACCGCGCTACCGCCTTGTTGCTGGATTTGTGCGCCTGCATTTCGAGCCAGCGTCCCATCGAGACCAAAAAGATGAGCATCGTCGCCGTGTCGAAATACAAGCCGCCATGTCCCGCGATCAGATTACGCACCGACAGCCCGAACGCTGAAAACGTTCCAATTGTGATCAACGTGTGGATGTTCGGCTGTCCGCGCAATAGGCTTGCAAAACCTGCACGCAAGATCGGCA from Anaerolineales bacterium includes:
- a CDS encoding cytochrome b N-terminal domain-containing protein, yielding MTQNYYAQRKTLRAFEKLWTKLEGIVNRFTKSDFNPFYHLGTLTIFMLLVLIGTGIYLTAIYRPGLDVAYATVEKIDSNWFGSLMRSMHRYASDAMILLIILHLLKMLFSDRYWGQRWLAWTSGWIMLAGVWLTGTFGYWLIWDQRAQWMTEFMMNTIAGTSGLTYVAADIESRTFSNFVIILFLHIFLPLIGFLGIYIHGLRLSRARWWSPRWVSVQAIIGLVILSLIKPAQSAAPADLSTMVASTPMDAYYLGFLPLIDAWGNLIFWGLAILVGGTLFLLPWLASGRDLGPASVTDPKCTGCNICYAECPFDAIRMVDRNDDSGYHKLAIINAAQCTGCAICVGSCPTDAIDLVGGYNNEQVFNAIKGALHREKNESKSVTVLFASHRDEALGGLPAPLTPAPLPLGDGIQNGENAPIAVSAWGENEAARVITAVLPSAGAVNIEWIKKLENEGARDIIILAHPYDDGVYREDAHWIASRLHLRPALVREGLHWLETTPGDAKAVEVFLNDLHTNQNEKRPPALPPVKERSRLIPSLVSGLFGTILLLGMFALALPLDIPSSMQASERSALRVAVDARGKISAANIPAGVTLPEGADAEKIFGGTHFPISVQVLLNGEIILDETYQPSGLSGNGRISALEFLEITPGTYQVEVLIKDDDGDFRSAYAGNVNFEKGRTLILAYDENADMFVLRP
- a CDS encoding cation-translocating P-type ATPase; translated protein: MTIAATTSHSKSLLTCSLCGLTTMHPLTNKMGDVFCCPSCREVAALLAESPLGEREQVQVKGEAQSVTITLGGMWCSSCAWLVGEQLKRTKGVVDAEVSFIQHQANLTYDAAATSPKLLKKRVRSLGYQATLPNEKPRDEEESFFTRLLIGGVMVLHDMVVGAGIYGRELLGWASPETQWLVDFFQIMMLATSIPVLLLLGLPILRAGFASLLRGQPNIHTLITIGTFSAFGLSVRNLIAGHGGLYFDTATMLIFLVSMGRWLEMQAHKSSNKAVARLLEQIPDTATVVTGDADKTVKVAELQPGMRVRVRPGERFPVDGLVAIGAGDVDESILTGEPKPITHREGGKVQAGTINLDGSFEVITTAVGDSTTAGQIGRLLHEALWARSPLERLVDKLSAWMTVIAISLAAIAFLIWNHVSGVETGLMVALSVLLIACPCALGLATPLTLWLSLGRAAESGAILRSTSALERLAKVEKVFFDKTGTLTQLPMTVQNLFTVKSAKDAKRKDDRGKDLGALSVLGGSEKYEFLQIVASVENQSEHPLAKAIVEYAKENGVEFTKLESFKALPALGVKAELNSKQITIGSARLMSAEGLEMSQEISQQAETWKEAGQVVVYAGWDGQVRGIVGLGETVRAEAKDVVSDLQSRGLNLGVLTGDDSSAGERWQKSLGIPVQAALTPDEKMDRLAENAAMVGDGINDGPALAAATVGLAMNNGTDVARTAADIVLMRDDLKVIPWLFDLSRETMKRVKQNLGWAVIYNVIGVGLAMAGLLQPIFSAFAMIASSIFVTANAMRMNKFPSLYGEDENL